A portion of the Nitrospirota bacterium genome contains these proteins:
- a CDS encoding YggT family protein: MFIAGNVLEGLARVADWVLTIYMWVIIARALISWVNPDPWNPIVRFLEQATEPVLAPIRRLLGWRMGVDLSPVVAILVIIFLQYALVQSLFEMAARMH, translated from the coding sequence ATGTTCATCGCCGGCAACGTCTTGGAGGGACTGGCCCGCGTGGCCGACTGGGTGCTGACCATCTACATGTGGGTCATCATCGCCCGGGCCCTCATCTCCTGGGTCAATCCCGACCCCTGGAATCCGATCGTGCGGTTCCTCGAACAGGCCACCGAGCCGGTCCTCGCGCCGATCCGTCGGCTGCTCGGCTGGCGCATGGGCGTTGACCTCTCGCCGGTCGTCGCGATCCTCGTCATCATCTTCTTGCAGTACGCGCTGGTGCAGTCGCTGTTCGAGATGGCGGCCCGCATGCACTAA
- a CDS encoding DivIVA domain-containing protein, with protein MKITPLDIQQMQFKVRFRGYSRQDVDQFLEDVAQTVEGLTGDNAALREKLAATEEQLASLKKAEVTLAGALVSAQALTDDLKQAAQREAELIMKEAELKASELLREARAELTGLQRDLSDLRKQRALAIERLRATLRTFERILEVEEGEDEAVHHADRREA; from the coding sequence ATGAAGATCACACCGCTCGACATCCAGCAGATGCAGTTCAAGGTGCGGTTCCGCGGCTACTCGCGGCAGGACGTGGATCAGTTTCTGGAGGACGTCGCGCAGACCGTGGAGGGCCTGACCGGAGACAACGCGGCCCTGCGCGAGAAACTCGCGGCGACCGAGGAACAGTTGGCCAGCCTGAAAAAGGCCGAGGTGACGCTGGCCGGCGCGCTGGTGTCCGCCCAGGCCCTCACGGATGACCTGAAGCAGGCCGCCCAGCGCGAGGCCGAGCTCATCATGAAGGAAGCGGAGCTCAAGGCGTCCGAGCTGCTGCGGGAGGCCCGGGCGGAGCTGACCGGGTTGCAGCGGGATCTCTCCGATTTACGCAAGCAGCGTGCGCTGGCGATCGAGCGGCTGCGCGCGACGCTGCGAACCTTCGAGCGGATCCTGGAAGTCGAGGAAGGAGAAGACGAGGCCGTGCATCACGCTGACCGCCGTGAGGCGTGA